From one Thermodesulfovibrionales bacterium genomic stretch:
- a CDS encoding cache domain-containing protein, with the protein MGEKKGSLRKRIALAILFGMSFILLSYAAVSTYIVNTTIAKSQEHKLAMARLIRNRIDTVVQENINRLYDISLSGSVDFTDKNIEPERRAVRIAYRYSIFRDGVFLLDRGGNIVLNYPDRIGERAVNVLGVEPIGRTVSMGKPVVSNLYTLNPSGRKVLFVLVPLRDRNGEFAGTAGGEIDPTDPLLTQMLNLVDLGEKGFIDIIDSNGMIIASSKASRTLTQIDHNRVLSSIMAEKREVVRRCHHCHDSGKRREKTNNVLLFVPLETAPWGVSIQESEDEVFAPALKLRKTFIAFGILFLGTALALTIGITRSIVNPINELALAADQISKGDMSHSVKVHGNDEIGVLSQSFESMRTKLLESLESIRKHNLELESRVRERTIQIEKSQDRVKNLLEQVITTQEDERKRIARELHDMTLQDLSVILMKIDMCKLRPDQISSEKVDEMRNITMKSLDGVVKIIQNLRPSLLDDLGMKSAIRWLLDNHLKEKGVEYFFNVIGAEDMRFRPEVEITLFRIIQEAIMNIAKHSKAEHVFVIFRMNNTNVHVDIEDDGAGFDFESLFHQTMHNTKDRRGLGLLGMMERVSLIGGDIKICSSPGKGTRITVKFPLEFTGTEDA; encoded by the coding sequence AGGAACATAAGCTCGCAATGGCCCGTCTCATACGGAACCGTATTGACACCGTCGTTCAAGAGAACATCAACCGTCTTTATGATATTTCTCTCTCTGGATCGGTGGATTTTACCGATAAGAATATAGAACCTGAAAGGAGGGCCGTCCGAATTGCTTACCGATACTCAATATTCAGGGACGGCGTCTTTCTTCTCGACCGTGGAGGGAATATCGTCCTGAATTATCCCGACCGTATAGGGGAGAGGGCGGTGAACGTACTGGGAGTTGAGCCGATAGGCAGGACAGTCTCCATGGGAAAGCCTGTTGTATCGAATCTCTATACCCTCAATCCATCGGGAAGAAAAGTCCTCTTTGTACTTGTCCCCCTGAGGGATCGAAACGGTGAATTTGCCGGGACTGCAGGCGGTGAGATCGACCCCACAGATCCTCTCCTGACACAGATGCTCAACCTCGTCGATTTAGGAGAAAAGGGGTTTATCGACATCATTGATTCAAACGGAATGATCATTGCCTCTTCGAAGGCTTCCCGGACTCTCACCCAGATTGACCATAACCGCGTCCTCAGCTCAATCATGGCTGAAAAAAGGGAGGTCGTGAGGAGATGTCATCATTGCCACGATTCAGGGAAGAGAAGGGAAAAGACGAACAATGTGCTGCTCTTTGTACCCCTCGAAACAGCTCCCTGGGGTGTGTCGATTCAGGAGTCTGAGGATGAAGTCTTTGCCCCTGCCCTTAAGTTAAGGAAAACGTTCATAGCGTTCGGCATCCTCTTTCTCGGGACCGCATTGGCATTGACCATCGGGATCACCCGCAGTATTGTCAACCCTATCAATGAACTTGCCTTAGCTGCCGACCAGATATCCAAGGGAGACATGTCGCACTCCGTAAAGGTCCACGGCAATGACGAGATCGGTGTTCTGAGTCAGAGCTTTGAGAGTATGAGGACAAAACTCCTCGAATCTCTCGAAAGCATCAGAAAACATAATCTCGAGCTCGAGAGCAGAGTGAGAGAGAGGACGATACAGATCGAGAAAAGCCAGGACAGGGTTAAGAATCTGCTGGAGCAGGTCATCACAACGCAGGAAGACGAACGAAAGAGGATCGCCCGGGAACTCCATGACATGACTCTCCAGGACCTGTCGGTCATTCTCATGAAGATCGACATGTGCAAGCTCCGCCCTGATCAGATCAGCAGCGAAAAGGTCGACGAGATGCGGAACATAACCATGAAGTCCCTTGACGGAGTAGTCAAGATCATCCAGAACCTGAGACCGTCCCTCCTCGACGATCTCGGCATGAAGTCCGCAATCAGATGGCTTCTTGACAATCACCTGAAAGAGAAGGGTGTGGAGTATTTCTTCAACGTAATTGGGGCCGAAGATATGCGCTTCCGGCCGGAAGTCGAAATAACGCTTTTCAGGATCATCCAAGAGGCAATCATGAACATAGCAAAACACTCGAAGGCGGAGCATGTCTTTGTTATCTTCAGAATGAATAACACTAACGTTCATGTGGACATAGAGGACGACGGTGCAGGTTTTGATTTTGAGTCCCTATTCCATCAGACCATGCATAACACGAAAGACAGAAGGGGACTCGGTCTCCTGGGCATGATGGAAAGGGTCTCCCTTATCGGAGGCGACATCAAGATCTGTTCTTCACCGGGGAAAGGGACGAGAATAACGGTGAAATTTCCCCTGGAATTCACAGGAACAGAAGATGCCTAA
- a CDS encoding response regulator transcription factor, with protein sequence MPKTRVLIADDHAMVREGIVAFLRLCDDIEVVGEAADGLEAVEKTGKLRPDVIIMDINMPRFGGLEATLEVKRMSPETKILVLTQYDDKEYISRFLNAGVSGYLLKKAVGSDLITALRAVSKGETYLHPSVASEVVAGFLKKDGSHCVEDPYERLTDREKQVLKLVAEGYTHKEIADLLNISVKTVIAHQTNLSEKLDIHARAGLIKFAIQRGIIKIGS encoded by the coding sequence ATGCCTAAGACACGGGTCCTGATCGCAGACGACCACGCAATGGTGAGGGAGGGGATCGTGGCATTCCTCCGTCTTTGCGATGATATTGAAGTTGTGGGGGAGGCGGCTGATGGTCTCGAGGCAGTCGAGAAAACGGGCAAGCTCAGACCCGATGTGATCATTATGGACATCAATATGCCGAGATTCGGAGGACTGGAGGCGACGCTCGAAGTGAAGAGGATGAGCCCGGAAACGAAGATCCTCGTGCTCACGCAGTATGACGATAAGGAGTACATATCACGGTTCCTAAACGCCGGGGTTTCGGGGTATCTCCTCAAGAAAGCCGTAGGAAGCGACCTGATTACCGCATTGAGGGCGGTAAGTAAAGGGGAGACGTATCTGCACCCCTCGGTCGCGTCGGAAGTGGTTGCGGGTTTTCTGAAAAAAGACGGGAGCCACTGCGTTGAAGACCCCTATGAAAGACTGACTGACAGGGAAAAGCAGGTGTTGAAGCTCGTTGCCGAGGGATATACCCACAAGGAGATCGCCGATCTGTTGAACATCAGCGTGAAAACCGTGATAGCCCATCAGACAAATCTCAGTGAAAAGCTCGATATCCACGCCCGCGCAGGGTTGATCAAGTTCGCCATCCAAAGGGGGATCATAAAGATCGGTTCCTAG
- a CDS encoding HDOD domain-containing protein → MIELSRLFVERITRLPTVPYIAQEILNRMSDDMIAIDRLEEIIEHDPSISAKVLSVANSAFFRSANLVTTISDAIFRLGTRNTSSIALGIALLTAFESKNQDKPLKTQRVYSHSIAVGILARLLSRDFHFEYGDEIFACGILHDLGFLVLNTYFADEYRKVMDRFTEGGSLLEAETEVLGHTHPVIGAWLADNWDLPDVVLEAITYHHTPSLSSTRITSLIHIADYLVSKHSLRVMDKDPNYPLDPEALIRLDITEADLLDIEANIDREIFTGGIFSLA, encoded by the coding sequence ATGATTGAACTATCACGGCTTTTTGTAGAGCGGATAACGAGACTTCCTACTGTGCCTTATATCGCACAGGAAATACTCAACCGCATGAGCGATGACATGATCGCTATTGACAGGCTTGAGGAGATCATCGAACATGACCCCTCGATTTCTGCAAAGGTCCTGAGCGTTGCAAATTCGGCCTTTTTCCGATCGGCAAACCTTGTTACCACAATAAGTGACGCCATATTCAGGCTAGGGACCCGCAATACGAGCAGCATTGCACTGGGGATCGCCTTGCTGACGGCATTCGAGAGCAAAAATCAGGATAAACCGCTCAAGACCCAGCGTGTATACAGCCACTCTATTGCTGTAGGAATACTCGCCAGACTGCTGTCAAGGGATTTTCATTTCGAATATGGCGATGAGATATTTGCATGCGGCATATTGCATGATCTCGGCTTCCTGGTACTGAATACCTATTTTGCGGATGAATACAGGAAGGTGATGGACCGGTTTACCGAGGGGGGATCGCTCCTCGAGGCCGAAACAGAGGTACTCGGGCATACACATCCGGTAATCGGGGCATGGCTTGCGGACAACTGGGACCTTCCGGATGTTGTGCTGGAGGCGATAACCTATCATCATACCCCTTCTCTTTCCAGCACAAGGATCACCTCGCTCATCCATATTGCCGATTACCTCGTAAGCAAGCACTCCCTCAGAGTTATGGATAAAGACCCGAACTACCCCCTTGACCCTGAAGCCCTTATCAGGCTTGATATAACAGAAGCCGACCTGCTTGATATAGAAGCAAATATCGACAGAGAGATATTTACGGGAGGCATTTTCAGTCTGGCATAA